The following coding sequences are from one Humulus lupulus chromosome X, drHumLupu1.1, whole genome shotgun sequence window:
- the LOC133804561 gene encoding E3 ubiquitin-protein ligase RING1-like, whose protein sequence is MRMKHRKLFPNGTDCTEFCDPFLGFYYTQPPPPPPPPLPSSLSVTNQNDGSHDISPSVIVLVTLFASLLLLVGYYVVVSKSCLGLCRARNNNEDEEALPPQSQSDGREEEFIDGNHHHHVDHPIWFITTVGLQQSIINSITVCSYKKGEGLIEGTDCSVCLNEFREDETLRLLPKCSHAFHIPCIDTWLRSHTNCPLCRAHIVSDGLCSTMAAPGTQPAPANQNEDTSSNIEETQMGNSDVNTQMSENRLRDGVEDHDDHVDDDNEGDCDDHQSKEVSSLNESYGVSVLEVLREQNDNPVENGERRLVKRSVSMDSSLVGMKNICDLESRFLAENFERSDCAQQKQDDDDDDGYSSMINNGLLKRHPSMSHCLRISPVAMKRSFSCGGRFLPSRRNQRPNSILPL, encoded by the coding sequence ATGAGGATGAAGCACAGGAAACTCTTCCCCAACGGTACCGATTGTACGGAGTTCTGTGACCCTTTCTTGGGCTTTTACTACACACAACCACCGCCACCTCCGCCACCCCCGTTACCGTCATCTCTCTCCGTTACCAATCAAAATGACGGGAGCCACGACATCTCTCCCTCCGTCATCGTCTTGGTCACGTTGTTCGCCAGTTTATTGCTTCTGGTGGGATACTACGTCGTCGTTTCGAAGTCCTGTCTGGGTTTATGCCGGGCGAGGAACAACAACGAGGACGAGGAGGCGCTTCCGCCGCAGTCTCAATCGGACGGCAGAGAGGAAGAGTTTATCGACGGGAATCACCACCATCATGTGGACCATCCGATTTGGTTCATCACCACCGTTGGTCTCCAACAGTCGATTATTAACTCCATTACGGTTTGCAGTTACAAAAAAGGAGAAGGGTTGATCGAAGGGACCGATTGTTCGGTTTGCCTGAACGAGTTTCGAGAAGACGAAACGCTTCGCCTTCTTCCCAAGTGTAGTCACGCTTTTCATATACCTTGTATTGACACCTggttgagatctcacaccaattGCCCTCTTTGCCGGGCACACATCGTCAGTGACGGTCTCTGTTCCACCATGGCTGCGCCGGGGACCCAGCCAGCTCCGGCGAACCAAAATGAGGACACTTCGTCTAATATCGAAGAGACCCAGATGGGAAATTCTGATGTTAATACTCAGATGAGTGAGAATCGGCTCAGAGATGGGGTAGAGGATCATGATGATCATGTTGATGATGATAACGAAGGTGATTGCGATGATCATCAATCAAAGGAGGTGAGTAGTTTAAATGAGTCTTATGGGGTTTCCGTTTTGGAAGTGCTTCGTGAGCAAAACGACAATCCAGTGGAAAACGGCGAACGGCGACTAGTTAAAAGGTCTGTTTCGATGGATTCTTCATTGGTTGGTATGAAAAATATTTGTGATTTAGAAAGCCGATTTCTTGCTGAAAATTTTGAAAGATCAGATTGTGCTCAGCAGAaacaagatgatgatgatgatgatggttattCGAGTATGATTAACAATGGATTACTAAAACGACATCCTTCAATGTCGCATTGTCTACGTATAAGCCCTGTTGCCATGAAAAGATCATTCTCTTGTGGAGGAAGGTTTTTGCCTTCTAGACGAAACCAGAGACCAAACTCGATTCTTCCACTGTAA